Proteins from a genomic interval of Euleptes europaea isolate rEulEur1 chromosome 18, rEulEur1.hap1, whole genome shotgun sequence:
- the LOC130490268 gene encoding extracellular calcium-sensing receptor-like → MTPLVLGLPFFIPVLGITGHRCRLPTFGMEAFERGGDVLLGGVFPLHPHQSIDAVKIAFTQRPSPMVCHRLAPHRQILPGSLTSPSKTAKDGLGQISPSLSFWFYKLIQTMVFATEEINQDPTLLPNITLGFQIFDSCSVVSRALLGTMQFLTGFQKVIPNFRCREHPPPAGVIAEAGITETGMIARLLDLNRFPQISYFPMGPVTNGGSQFPSFFRTVPSNELQALGLAQLVIHFAWSWIGLLGEDSEYGKQGVEVVREQVLKKSVCVAFEHMLSISPNRDNAMEVVDIIKDSQARVIVAFCGVEMLAVLNRLHEQGVRGRVWLYSESMTQIVFFKDQKANQMLSGSLAVVHHKEKVPGLRDFVHHLHPSSSPEDVFIQEFWSKVFNCWWNASSGERTNNAHRCTGEESLGNGTNSFLSMPGFGLAFSVHNAVYAIAHALHNMMQEEPRGPKTFGNRTQLLRYLRKVHFKNKAAEEVFFDEHGDLPAPLDIFNTLFRSQDEVRIVLVGRIAFGPSQIKELEVNHNLSICTRCPEDQWPDEEQTRCLPKRELFLPFLEPLGTGLAGTSVCGSLLPILVLALFVARRDTPLVRANSYELSYLLLAGLSAGFLSCLLFLGRPTRSACLLRPVVFGLAFALCLSCLLAKTLMVVAAFRATNPGSRVRRCLDPRVARAVVLGGCLPQVLLCAMWLAVSPPSSVKDTSSVPRAITLLCVEGSPAAFWGMLLYLGLLAGFTLAGASLARNLPDAFNEAWLICFSLLGCLGVWMAFVPVYLTARGRHTAAAEAFAILGSSAALLSGMFFPKCYILLVHPELNTRGYLMRKGPH, encoded by the exons ATGACACCCCTGGTCCTTGGACTCCCGTTTTTCATTCCCGTGCTCGGCATCACTGGGCACAGATGCCGCTTGCCCACCTTTGGGATGGAGGCTTTTGAGAGAGGAGGAGACGTCCTCCTCGGGGGAGTGTTCCCGCTGCATCCCCACCAGTCGATCGATGCTGTGAAAATCGCCTTCACCCAGCGCCCCAGTCCCATGGTTTGTCACAGGTTGGCTCCGCACCGGCAGATTCTTCCTGGGAGCTTGACTTCTCCTTCCAAAACGGCCAAAGATGGCTTGGGCCAGATCAGCCCCAG CTTGTCCTTTTGGTTTTACAAGCTCATCCAAACCATGGTCTTTGCCACTGAAGAAATCAACCAGGACCCCACCCTTTTGCCCAACATCACGCTGGGCTTCCAGATCTTCGATTCGTGCAGCGTGGTCTCCCGGGCCCTCTTGGGCACCATGCAGTTCCTCACAGGCTTTCAAAAAGTCATCCCAAACTTCCGTTGCCGGGAGCACCCTCCGCCAGCCGGGGTTATAGCGGAGGCTGGCATCACAGAGACCGGGATGATAGCCAGGTTGTTGGATCTCAACAGATTCCCTCAG ATCAGCTACTTTCCCATGGGCCCAGTCACAAATGGCGGATCCCAGTTCCCGTCTTTCTTCCGCACGGTGCCCAGCAACGAACTCCAGGCCCTCGGCCTAGCTCAGCTGGTGATTCATTTCGCCTGGTCATGGATCGGGCTACTTGGCGAAGACTCAGAATATGGGAAGCAAGGCGTTGAGGTCGTGCGGGAACAGGTCCTCAAGAAGAGTGTTTGTGTTGCCTTCGAGCACATGCTTTCCATCTCACCTAACCGAGACAATGCAATGGAAGTCGTTGATATAATCAAAGATTCCCAGGCCCGTGTTATTGTAGCTTTCTGCGGGGTTGAGATGCTAGCTGTACTGAATAGGTTGCATGAGCAGGGAGTAAGAGGAAGGGTGTGGTTGTACTCCGAGTCCATGACCCAGATCGTCTTCTTCAAGGATCAgaaggccaaccagatgctcagCGGCTCATTGGCAGTTGTGCACCACAAAGAAAAAGTTCCAGGCCTGAGGGACTTTGTACACCATCTCCATCCCTCTAGTTCTCCAGAAGATGTCTTTATCCAAGAGTTCTGGAGCAAGGTCTTCAATTGCTGGTGGAACGCAAGCTCGGGGGAAAGGACCAATAATGCCCACCGCTGCACAGGGGAGGAGAGCTTGGGGAATGGTACCAATTCCTTTCTCAGCATGCCTGGCTTTGGCTTGGCCTTCAGCGTCCACAATGCAGTCTACGCCATCGCCCATGCCTTACATAACATGATGCAGGAGGAGCCTAGAGGACCAAAGACCTTTGGGAACAGGACTCAA TTGCTTCGGTATTTGAGGAAAGTTCATTTCAAGAACAAGGCAGCTGAGGAAGTTTTTTTCGATGAACATGGTGACCTTCCTGCCCCTTTGGACATCTTCAACACGCTCTTCCGCTCCCAGGACGAGGTCAGAATTGTGCTGGTTGGAAGAATTGCATTCGGCCCCTCCCAAATCAAAGAGCTGGAGGTTAACCATA ACTTGTCCATCTGTACCCGGTGCCCAGAGGATCAGTGGCCAGATGAAGAGCAAACACGGTGCCTACCCAAAAGGGAACTATTCCTTCCTTTCCTCGAGCCCCTGGGCACCGGCCTGGCCGGCACCTCCGTCTGCGGCTCCCTTCTGCCCATCTTGGTCCTTGCCCTCTTCGTCGCACGCCGGGACACCCCTCTGGTGCGGGCAAACAGTTATGAACTCAGCTACCTGCTCCTGGCAGGGCTGAGCGCCGGTTTCCTCAGCTGCCTTCTCTTTCTGGGCCGGCCCACCCGCAGCGCCTGCCTGCTGCGTCCGGTGGTCTTCGGGCTGGCCTTCGCCCTCTGCCTTTCCTGCCTCCTGGCCAAGACCCTGATGGTGGTGGCGGCTTTCAGGGCAACCAACCCCGGCAGCCGCGTGAGGCGGTGTCTCGACCCCCGCGTGGCCCGCGCCGTCGTTCTGGGGGGCTGCCTCCCCCAAGTCCTGCTCTGCGCGATGTGGCTAGCCgtctctcctccctcctctgtGAAAGACACATCCTCCGTCCCCCGTGCCATAACACTGCTGTGTGTCGAAGGCTCACCTGCCGCATTCTGGGGCATGCTCCTATACCTGGGCCTGCTGGCTGGGTTCACCTTGGCCGGAGCTTCCTTGGCGCGAAACCTCCCAGACGCCTTCAACGAGGCTTGGCTCATCTGCTTCAGCTTGCTGGGGTGCCTCGGCGTCTGGATGGCGTTTGTCCCCGTCTACCTCACGGCGAGAGGAAGGCACACGGCAGCGGCGGAGGCCTTTGCGATCCTGGGCTCCAGTGCGGCCTTGCTTAGCGGGATGTTCTTTCCCAAGTGTTACATCCTTTTGGTACACCCGGAGCTGAACACCCGGGGCTACCTCATGAGAAAAGGCCCTCACTGA
- the LOC130490267 gene encoding snaclec agglucetin subunit alpha-1-like, translated as MAAHLSRLVIIVLVIRGSAMAGSEEPLQRVKRDDDDDDDERRSSSGSVCPCTQGCCDHGWIQYKDACYLPELQNPKIWDKAEEFCAEKEAHLASVHSHEEDNFILHLMGNAKNRHYWLGAKRIMQGEEFLWTWTDESPFQYEKFSKSPAPEEHQNHLSAVRVTDRGAIVWNYHRGHAPRLFICKYFLV; from the exons ATGGCAGCTCACCTGAGTAGACTCGTGATCATCGTTCTTGTGATCAGAGGCAGTGCCATGGCAG GCTCTGAAGAGCCCCTGCAGAGGGTGAagagggatgatgatgatgatgatgatgaaagaaGATCATCCTCAG gctCCGTGTGCCCCTGCACTCAAGGGTGTTGTGATCATGGGTGGATCCAGTACAAAGATGCCTGTTACCTGCCTGAACTCCAGAATCCAAAAATATGGGACAAGGCTGAG GAATTCTGTGCTGAGAAGGAAGCTCACCTAGCCTCAGTTCACAGCCATGAAGAAGACAACTTTATCCTTCACCTGATGGGGAATGCCAAAAACAGGCACTACTGGCTTGGAGCAAAGAGAATCATGCAG GGTGAAGAATTTCTCTGGACATGGACCGATGAATCACCGTTCCAGTATGAGAAATTTTCAAAATCGCCTGCTCCTGAAGAACATCAGAATCACTTATCAGCTGTGAGAGTGACCGATCGCG GTGCCATTGTCTGGAATTACCATCGTGGCCATGCCCCACGTCTGTTCATCTGCAAATACTTTCTGGTGTAA
- the LOC130490266 gene encoding alpha-N-acetylneuraminide alpha-2,8-sialyltransferase-like — protein sequence MDKRRIMNIANKGKNKEREKQPQRTIPDRSKDPSRSQGGRETPACRGSVDLCAMYLDLRLGKRNFGLGISAIFLVSLTLSLLQRTKRSVLLHLTARDEKMLRAVEKSPVQAKDRKILEHLLLTQGCPWQPNATVLAQYRTKLGRCCNASFWMAVTKENTPVGSDILLDGEKGNKLPVKDELMDLLPKRSPISSILYDQCAVVGNGGILRNSSCGQEIDQADLIVRFNLPPMDWPEDVGTKTSLVTINPSILQTKFKKLQAHRKPFADALRPFRSTLIFIPAFSFVGHSDVSYRALYTMEDFGMGQHAYFMNPRYLDALGIYWKDHGFHPRRLSSGFMLVNMALEFCKRITLYGFWPFPHDLANRTIPHHYYDNTWPKPGIHAMSSEFSLYLKMYAQGVLRLRVGKCQ from the exons AGAACAAAGAG CGTGAGAAGCAGCCGCAGAGGACAATCCCTGACCGATCCAAGGACCCCAGCAGAAGCCAAGGAGGCAGGGAGACTCCGGCTTGTCGGGGGTCAGTCGACTTGTGTGCTATGTACCTTGACTTGCGACTTGGGAAACGAAACTTCGGGCTGGGCATCAGTGCAATCTTCCTCGTCAGCCTCACTCTTTCGTTGTTGCAGAGAACAAAGAG GAGCGTTCTCCTTCATTTGACAGCCAGAGATGAGAAGATGCTTCGTGCCGTTGAGAAATCGCCTGTACAGGCAAAGGACAGAAAGATTTTGGAGCACCTGCTACTGACGCAAGGATGCCCTTGGCAGCCCAATGCTACAGTATTGGCCCAGTACAG GACCAAACTGGGGAGATGCTGCAACGCTTCTTTCTGGATGGCGGTCACCAAGGAAAACACACCTGTGGGATCGGATATCCTCTTagatggggagaaaggcaacaaACTGCCAGTGAAAGATGAGCTGATGGACTTGCTGCCAAAG AGATCACCCATTTCAAGCATTCTGTATGACCAATGTGCAGTGGTGGGCAATGGCGGAATCCTCCGGAACAGCAGCTGTGGGCAGGAAATTGACCAGGCAGATTTAATAGTGAG GTTCAACCTGCCTCCTATGGACTGGCCTGAAGATGTGGGAACCAAGACCAGCCTGGTTACCATCAATCCCAGCATCCTTCAGACGAA GTTCAAGAAGCTGCAGGCCCATAGGAAGCCCTTTGCCGATGCCCTCCGTCCTTTCAGGAGCACCCTGATTTTCATTCCTGCTTTCTCGTTCGTGGGCCACAGTGACGTCTCTTACCGTGCTCTGTATACCATGGAGGACTTTGGCATGGGGCAGCACGCTTACTTCATGAACCCTCGCTACCTGGACGCCCTGGGAATATACTGGAAAGATCATGGCTTCCACCCCCGGCGCCTCTCCTCTGGCTTTATGCTCGTCAACATGGCCTTGGAGTTCTGCAAGCGCATCACCCTCTATGGCTTCTGGCCTTTCCCGCATGACCTGGCCAACCGGACAATACCTCACCACTATTATGACAACACTTGGCCCAAGCCGGGCATACATGCCATGAGCAGCGAGTTCTCACTCTATCTTAAAATGTACGCCCAGGGCGTGTTGCGGTTACGAGTAGGCAAATGCCAGTGA